From Acidobacteriota bacterium, a single genomic window includes:
- the purM gene encoding phosphoribosylformylglycinamidine cyclo-ligase, with protein sequence MSEQFSYRDAGVDIDAANEAKDRIKRLARQTFTPNVMTEIGSFGGMFRADFSQMKEPVLVSSADGVGTKLRIAFITGIHNTVGYDLVCHCVNDILVQGARPLFFLDYIAAGKLVPETIASVIEGLARGCKEAGCALIGGETAEMPGFYADGEYDVAGFIVGLVDRAHIIDGSRVTPGDALIGLPSVGLHTNGYSLARKLLFEVAAYPPGAHIDELGCTAAQELLKPHRSYLGALDGLLESGAMKGLAHITGGGLLENIPRILPEGTAAEINAGSWPVLRVFDLLGRIGNVSEREMYRTFNMGIGMVVIASPDDASAVREHLDRRGEAHFDIGRIVEGSRSVSMVMRET encoded by the coding sequence ATGAGCGAGCAGTTCAGCTACCGCGACGCGGGCGTTGACATAGACGCCGCCAACGAAGCGAAAGATCGCATCAAGCGTTTGGCGCGACAGACTTTCACGCCGAACGTGATGACCGAGATCGGTTCCTTCGGCGGGATGTTTCGGGCTGACTTCTCGCAAATGAAAGAGCCGGTGCTGGTGTCGTCCGCTGACGGCGTCGGCACGAAACTGCGCATCGCGTTTATCACCGGTATTCACAACACCGTCGGGTACGATCTGGTCTGCCACTGCGTCAACGACATCCTTGTCCAAGGCGCGCGGCCGCTTTTCTTTCTCGACTACATCGCCGCGGGGAAACTTGTTCCCGAAACGATTGCGTCGGTAATCGAAGGTCTCGCGCGCGGCTGCAAGGAAGCCGGCTGCGCGCTGATCGGGGGCGAGACCGCCGAGATGCCCGGCTTCTACGCCGACGGAGAGTATGATGTCGCGGGCTTCATCGTCGGCCTGGTCGATCGGGCTCATATCATCGACGGCTCGCGCGTCACGCCGGGAGACGCTTTGATAGGCTTGCCGTCGGTGGGATTGCACACTAATGGCTACAGCCTCGCGCGCAAGCTGCTCTTCGAGGTAGCCGCTTATCCGCCCGGCGCGCATATCGACGAGTTGGGCTGCACTGCCGCTCAGGAGCTGTTGAAGCCACACCGCAGTTATCTCGGGGCCCTCGACGGCCTTTTGGAATCGGGCGCGATGAAGGGGCTCGCGCATATCACCGGCGGCGGCTTGCTCGAGAACATCCCGCGCATCTTGCCCGAAGGCACGGCGGCTGAGATCAATGCCGGATCGTGGCCAGTGCTGCGGGTGTTTGATCTGCTCGGCCGAATCGGCAACGTTTCGGAAAGAGAGATGTACCGTACTTTTAACATGGGAATCGGGATGGTTGTCATCGCGAGCCCTGACGATGCCAGCGCGGTGCGCGAACATCTCGATCGGCGAGGCGAAGCGCACTTCGATATCGGAAGGATTGTTGAAGGCTCCCGGTCGGTGTCCATGGTGATGCGTGAAACGTGA
- a CDS encoding DUF3006 domain-containing protein: MKLGGSTKVVVDRIEGDLAVLVLYEDDRVKFNLPVHYLPEGVREGDHLQMGFTQDEESRESERKKVEDLLKN, translated from the coding sequence ATGAAACTTGGAGGCTCAACAAAGGTAGTCGTCGATCGTATCGAAGGCGATCTGGCTGTGCTGGTGCTCTATGAAGACGATCGCGTGAAGTTCAATCTCCCGGTGCATTACCTGCCTGAAGGTGTGAGAGAAGGGGATCACTTGCAAATGGGTTTTACTCAGGATGAAGAGAGCCGCGAGTCGGAACGAAAGAAAGTTGAAGACTTGTTGAAGAATTGA
- a CDS encoding MBL fold metallo-hydrolase, protein MNKRLRPIVIVALLAVALVALVLVFRQRPQHPEPGPVSGKLVIRFLDIGQGDCELIQLPTGETILIDSGDRGAPTVDLLRKYGVKQLDLIIATHPHSDHLGEMRDVMRAFKVLEFWDSGFNHTTKTYSDMLQEIRDRGIKSTNPKRGDVLKLGDVLIEVLNPSNELPDNNANNASIVIRLTYGSKRFLFTGDAETYEDSTKPSAWEQMLETEKDKLRADLLKAGHHGSSDGTTREVLDAVRPSIVTISCAAGNDYHHPHPRVMRMLEQARDQVKLYRTDLEGTLTAVCDGSTIEMSSDKQIARERLYLTGDEVAGTVANDGREGSQRGRRNSSRAR, encoded by the coding sequence ATGAATAAAAGGCTCAGACCGATAGTCATCGTCGCGCTGCTGGCAGTCGCGCTTGTCGCGTTAGTCCTGGTCTTCCGCCAGCGGCCTCAGCACCCGGAGCCTGGTCCAGTTTCTGGCAAGCTGGTCATTCGCTTTCTCGATATTGGTCAGGGCGACTGTGAGTTGATTCAGCTCCCGACCGGCGAGACGATTCTGATTGATTCGGGAGATCGCGGTGCGCCGACGGTCGATCTGCTGCGAAAGTACGGCGTGAAGCAACTCGACTTGATCATCGCTACGCACCCGCACTCCGACCATTTGGGCGAGATGCGGGATGTGATGCGTGCGTTTAAGGTACTCGAGTTCTGGGATTCTGGATTCAATCACACAACCAAAACCTATAGCGACATGCTCCAGGAGATAAGAGACCGCGGTATCAAATCAACCAATCCCAAACGCGGCGACGTGCTCAAGCTCGGAGACGTGTTGATCGAGGTGCTGAATCCATCGAACGAGCTTCCAGACAACAATGCCAACAACGCATCCATAGTGATTCGCCTGACGTACGGCTCTAAACGCTTTCTGTTCACCGGTGACGCGGAAACTTACGAAGATTCGACAAAGCCTTCTGCGTGGGAGCAGATGCTGGAGACGGAAAAAGACAAGCTCCGTGCCGACCTTCTCAAGGCCGGTCATCACGGCAGCTCTGACGGTACGACTCGCGAAGTGCTCGATGCGGTCCGGCCTTCGATTGTCACGATTAGTTGCGCCGCGGGAAATGACTATCATCACCCGCACCCGAGGGTGATGCGAATGCTCGAACAGGCTCGCGATCAGGTCAAACTCTACCGGACCGATCTCGAAGGGACCCTCACTGCGGTGTGCGACGGCTCAACCATCGAGATGAGCTCGGACAAGCAGATCGCCCGTGAGCGGCTGTACTTGACTGGCGATGAGGTGGCGGGTACGGTTGCCAACGACGGCCGCGAAGGCTCACAGCGGGGCAGACGCAACAGCAGTAGAGCACGATGA
- the purF gene encoding amidophosphoribosyltransferase translates to MLDKFKDECGVFGIFNHEDAARLTYLGLYALQHRGQESAGMVSSDGERLQAYRGMGYVSEIFRQEELSHLPGRACIGHVRYSTAGSVSLREAQPFLVDGYRGQIAVCHNGNLPYANQVREELELSGAIFSSTSDTEIVLHKIARSRAVDLIGAIVDTFTEIEGAYSMVFLTKDKLIAVRDPRGFRPLCLGQLGDAYVVASETCAFDLIDATYLRDVQPGEILVIDRDGLHSSFPLPKLKPAHCIFEHVYFSRPDSIVFARSVNKSRHKMGQQLAREHPADADIVVPVPDSGVAAAIGYAAESGLKFRFGLVRNHYVGRTFIEPKQSIRHFGVKVKLNPVRDLIEGLSVVLIDDSIVRGTTSKKIVQMVRQAGAREVHVRISCPPTIAPCFYGVDTPTRDELIGANLSVEDIARHIDADSLGYLSLEGLLRACGDPFGNRHCTACYTNDYPIPVTSAARTKTEREEGALLHDSVWPRT, encoded by the coding sequence ATGCTCGATAAGTTCAAAGATGAGTGTGGCGTATTTGGTATCTTCAACCATGAAGATGCCGCGCGGCTGACCTATCTCGGGCTGTATGCGTTGCAGCATCGCGGACAGGAATCTGCCGGGATGGTTTCGTCGGACGGCGAGCGCTTGCAGGCGTATCGCGGGATGGGCTACGTCAGTGAAATATTCCGCCAGGAAGAACTGTCCCATCTGCCCGGGCGCGCCTGCATCGGTCACGTGCGCTACTCGACTGCCGGCAGCGTTTCGCTGCGTGAAGCTCAGCCTTTTTTAGTCGACGGTTATCGCGGGCAGATCGCGGTTTGTCACAACGGCAACCTTCCTTATGCCAATCAAGTGCGCGAAGAGCTCGAGCTCAGCGGCGCGATCTTCTCTTCAACCTCGGACACCGAGATCGTGCTCCACAAGATCGCGCGCTCGCGAGCAGTCGATCTGATCGGCGCCATCGTGGATACGTTCACCGAAATAGAAGGCGCGTACTCGATGGTGTTCCTCACAAAAGACAAGTTGATTGCGGTGCGCGACCCGCGGGGGTTTCGACCGCTGTGTCTGGGCCAATTAGGCGACGCCTACGTCGTCGCCTCCGAGACCTGCGCTTTTGACTTGATAGATGCGACTTACCTGCGCGACGTGCAGCCGGGCGAGATACTGGTCATCGATCGCGATGGACTTCATTCCTCGTTCCCGCTGCCGAAGCTCAAGCCCGCTCACTGCATCTTCGAGCACGTCTACTTCTCGCGGCCCGATTCGATTGTGTTCGCCCGCTCGGTGAATAAGAGCCGTCACAAGATGGGACAGCAGCTCGCTCGCGAGCATCCTGCCGACGCCGACATAGTTGTGCCGGTGCCGGATTCAGGGGTGGCCGCGGCGATTGGCTACGCCGCGGAGTCCGGCTTGAAGTTTCGATTCGGACTGGTGCGCAATCATTACGTCGGCCGCACGTTCATCGAGCCTAAACAGTCAATCCGCCACTTTGGCGTGAAGGTGAAACTGAACCCGGTGCGAGACTTGATCGAGGGCTTGAGCGTCGTGTTGATCGACGATTCGATCGTGCGCGGGACGACTTCAAAGAAGATTGTGCAGATGGTCAGGCAGGCGGGCGCCCGCGAAGTTCACGTGCGCATAAGCTGCCCGCCGACGATTGCGCCGTGCTTCTATGGCGTCGATACGCCGACGCGCGATGAGTTGATAGGCGCGAACTTGAGCGTCGAAGACATCGCCCGGCACATTGACGCCGACAGCCTCGGCTACTTGAGCCTCGAAGGATTGCTCCGCGCTTGCGGCGATCCGTTCGGGAATCGTCACTGCACGGCGTGCTACACCAACGATTATCCGATACCGGTTACGTCGGCGGCGCGGACCAAAACTGAAAGGGAAGAGGGCGCGCTTCTGCACGATTCAGTTTGGCCTCGCACCTAA